A stretch of the Clostridium fungisolvens genome encodes the following:
- a CDS encoding acyl-CoA dehydrogenase — translation MDFQLTREQELVRQMVRDFAQNEVKPIAGEIDETEEFPMENAKKMAALGMLGIPFDKKYEGAGGDVLSYILTVEELSKVCGTHGVIVSAHTSLCGSVVNEFGNEAQKQKYLPDLASGRKLGAFGLTEPGAGTDAAGQQTVAVLDGDNYILNGSKIFITNGGVAETFIIFAMTDKSKGTKGISAFIVEKSFPGFSIGKVENKMGIRASSTTELVMQNCIVPKENLLGQEGKGFGIAMKTLDGGRIGIAAQALGLAGGALEEAKNYMMERKQFGRPLAAFQGLQWYIAEMDVKVEAARYLVYRAAWLKQNKLPYTVDAARAKLFAAEVAMEVTTKAVQIFGGYGYTKEYPVERLMRDAKITELYEGTSEVQKMVISANILK, via the coding sequence ATGGATTTCCAATTAACAAGAGAACAAGAATTAGTAAGACAAATGGTTAGAGATTTTGCTCAAAATGAAGTTAAGCCAATAGCAGGTGAGATTGACGAGACTGAAGAATTCCCAATGGAAAATGCAAAGAAAATGGCTGCACTAGGTATGTTAGGAATTCCTTTCGATAAGAAATATGAAGGTGCTGGCGGAGATGTTTTATCATACATCCTTACAGTTGAAGAATTATCAAAAGTTTGTGGTACTCACGGTGTTATAGTATCAGCTCATACATCACTTTGTGGATCAGTAGTTAACGAATTTGGTAATGAAGCTCAAAAACAAAAGTACCTACCAGATCTTGCTAGTGGAAGAAAATTAGGTGCATTCGGATTAACTGAGCCAGGTGCTGGAACAGATGCTGCTGGACAACAAACAGTTGCAGTTTTAGATGGAGATAACTACATCCTTAACGGATCTAAGATATTCATAACAAATGGTGGAGTTGCTGAAACTTTCATAATATTTGCTATGACTGACAAGAGCAAGGGAACAAAAGGAATATCAGCTTTCATAGTTGAAAAATCATTCCCAGGATTCTCAATAGGTAAAGTTGAAAACAAGATGGGTATCAGAGCTTCATCAACAACTGAACTTGTAATGCAAAACTGTATCGTTCCAAAGGAAAACTTACTTGGTCAAGAAGGTAAGGGATTTGGTATAGCTATGAAGACTCTTGATGGAGGAAGAATAGGTATAGCTGCTCAAGCACTAGGACTTGCTGGTGGAGCATTAGAAGAAGCTAAAAACTACATGATGGAAAGAAAGCAATTCGGAAGACCACTTGCTGCATTCCAAGGTTTACAATGGTATATAGCTGAAATGGATGTTAAGGTTGAAGCTGCTAGATACTTAGTATATAGAGCTGCATGGCTTAAGCAAAATAAACTTCCTTACACAGTAGATGCTGCTAGAGCTAAACTATTTGCTGCTGAAGTAGCTATGGAAGTAACTACTAAGGCTGTTCAAATATTCGGTGGATACGGATATACTAAGGAATACCCAGTTGAAAGATTAATGAGAGATGCTAAGATAACTGAACTATACGAAGGAACTTCAGAAGTTCAAAAGATGGTTATATCAGCAAACATTTTAAAATAG
- a CDS encoding ferritin has protein sequence MLSERLIEALNEQINYEFYSSYTYLAMAAFAQSEDLDGFANFFRVQAQEELFHAMKFYDYVYQKNGDVTLEAIHKPQIKFENMIDVFEKGYEHEQEVTRRIYNLADIANEEKEHSTISLLKWFIDEQVEEEDNFNKIIKKLRRAESNPAALYMLDDELAQRVYVAPTTGASAQ, from the coding sequence ATGTTAAGCGAAAGATTAATTGAGGCTTTAAACGAACAAATAAATTATGAGTTTTATTCATCTTATACTTATCTAGCAATGGCTGCCTTTGCTCAATCAGAGGATTTAGATGGTTTTGCAAATTTCTTTAGAGTTCAGGCTCAAGAAGAACTTTTTCATGCTATGAAGTTTTATGATTATGTTTATCAAAAAAATGGTGATGTAACCCTTGAGGCCATACATAAACCACAAATAAAATTCGAAAATATGATTGATGTTTTCGAAAAAGGCTATGAGCATGAGCAAGAAGTTACAAGAAGAATATATAATCTTGCAGATATAGCAAATGAAGAAAAAGAACATTCTACTATATCCCTATTAAAATGGTTTATAGATGAACAAGTAGAAGAAGAAGATAATTTTAATAAGATAATTAAAAAACTTAGAAGAGCAGAATCAAATCCTGCCGCTCTTTATATGTTAGATGACGAATTAGCTCAAAGAGTTTATGTTGCCCCTACAACAGGTGCATCTGCTCAATAA
- a CDS encoding short-chain-enoyl-CoA hydratase codes for MELKNVILEKEGNIAIVTINRPKALNALNSETLKDIDTVVSELEKDKEVYAVILTGAGEKSFVAGADISEMKDLNEEQGREFGALGNKVFRRLEVLDKPVIAAISGFALGGGCELAMACDIRIASVKAKFAQPESGLGITPGFGGTQRLPRIVGLGKAKELIYTGDIINAEEALRIGLVNKVVALEDLMTEAKALANKIAKNAPIAVKLCKDAIDRGMQVSIDEAIVIEAEDFGKCFATEDQTEGMTAFVERREKNFKNQ; via the coding sequence ATGGAATTAAAAAATGTTATCCTTGAAAAAGAAGGAAATATTGCTATTGTGACAATAAACAGACCAAAGGCTTTAAACGCACTTAACTCAGAGACATTAAAGGACATAGACACAGTTGTATCAGAACTTGAAAAAGACAAAGAAGTTTATGCTGTTATATTAACAGGAGCTGGTGAAAAATCATTTGTAGCTGGTGCTGATATATCTGAAATGAAGGACTTAAATGAAGAGCAAGGTAGAGAATTCGGAGCTTTAGGAAATAAAGTTTTCAGAAGGTTAGAAGTGCTGGACAAACCAGTTATTGCAGCAATTTCAGGTTTTGCATTAGGCGGTGGCTGTGAATTAGCCATGGCATGTGATATAAGAATAGCTTCTGTAAAAGCAAAATTCGCTCAACCAGAGAGTGGACTTGGAATAACTCCAGGATTTGGTGGAACACAAAGACTTCCTAGAATAGTTGGACTTGGTAAAGCAAAAGAATTAATATATACTGGAGACATAATTAATGCAGAAGAAGCATTAAGAATAGGTTTAGTTAATAAAGTTGTAGCTCTAGAAGATTTAATGACTGAAGCTAAAGCTCTTGCTAATAAGATAGCTAAAAATGCTCCAATCGCAGTTAAGTTATGTAAAGATGCTATAGACAGAGGAATGCAAGTAAGCATTGATGAAGCTATAGTTATAGAAGCAGAAGATTTTGGTAAGTGTTTTGCTACTGAAGATCAAACTGAAGGTATGACTGCATTTGTTGAAAGAAGAGAAAAGAACTTCAAAAACCAATAA
- a CDS encoding redox-sensing transcriptional repressor Rex has protein sequence MEKKKNISMAVIKRLPKYHRYLLELLKNDVDRISSKELSEKIGFTASQIRQDLNCFGDFGQQGYGYNVRDLYNQIIAILGLQRDYNTIIIGAGNIGQALANYTQFEKLGFNLLGMFDANPRLTGIRIKDVEIKDIDVIKDFLKENHVDIAILCVPDNNAQKVCDELVENGVKGIWNFAPIDLVAPKDVIVENVHLSESLLTLAYLINESQN, from the coding sequence ATGGAAAAAAAGAAAAATATATCTATGGCTGTCATAAAGAGACTACCAAAATATCATAGATATCTATTAGAATTATTAAAAAATGATGTTGATAGAATTTCATCTAAAGAATTAAGCGAGAAGATAGGATTTACAGCATCACAGATAAGACAAGATTTAAACTGCTTTGGTGATTTTGGTCAACAAGGCTATGGTTATAATGTAAGAGATTTATATAATCAAATAATTGCTATTCTTGGTCTTCAGAGAGATTATAATACTATAATTATAGGTGCTGGTAACATAGGTCAAGCGCTTGCAAACTACACTCAATTTGAAAAACTAGGATTCAATCTTCTTGGGATGTTTGATGCAAATCCAAGATTAACAGGCATTAGAATAAAAGACGTAGAGATAAAAGATATAGACGTTATCAAAGATTTTCTAAAAGAAAACCACGTTGATATAGCAATATTATGTGTTCCAGACAACAATGCTCAAAAGGTTTGTGATGAACTGGTGGAGAATGGAGTAAAGGGTATTTGGAACTTTGCACCTATAGATTTAGTAGCTCCTAAAGACGTTATTGTAGAAAATGTTCACTTAAGTGAAAGTTTACTAACACTGGCATATTTAATAAATGAATCCCAAAATTAA